Genomic segment of Caldanaerovirga acetigignens:
AGATGTAGACGGCTGTGATGTGTTTGCCGATTTATTTTTTGAGCATGCGCTCAAAGAAAGCACAAGGCAAATTAAAGTGAAAACAACCACCAGTGTTTTAATTTTTTTGAAAATCACGATTCAACTTCACTCCTTCCCATCTATTAACTAATTTATTTTGGATGTTTAAAGCATCCAAAACTCTTCCGACTATGAAATTTACCATATCTTCAATAGTCTTTGGATTTTGATAGAATGCCGGCATGGCAGGCACTATGTGGGCACCCATTTTGCTTAGTTTTAGCATGTTTTCCAGGTGTATAGAACTCAATGGCGTTTCCCTAGGAACAATGACAATCCTTCTTTTTTCCTTTAGAAAAACGTCAGCGGCCCTTTGCAGCAAATTATGGGACATCCCCCCAGCTATAAAAGCCAAGGTCGACATTGAACATGGCATTATGACCATTCCATCAGCCGGGAAAGATCCGCTTGCAATCGGCGCAAAAAGGTCATTTATGTCATATCTTTTAATAACTCCACCCAGTCTTTCGTATTTGCCAAAGTGCGATATCAAACCTTCCACATCAAATCCCAGTTCATATTTTATAACTTTTTCCCCGTTTTCAGTGATTACAAGGTGTACCTCGTTTTTCTTTTCTAAAAGTTCTTCTACCAACCTCACGCCATATATGCTTCCGCTTGCTCCCGTTATTCCCACTATGTACCTCGGCATCGGATCACCTCATAAGAT
This window contains:
- a CDS encoding UbiX family flavin prenyltransferase; this translates as MPRYIVGITGASGSIYGVRLVEELLEKKNEVHLVITENGEKVIKYELGFDVEGLISHFGKYERLGGVIKRYDINDLFAPIASGSFPADGMVIMPCSMSTLAFIAGGMSHNLLQRAADVFLKEKRRIVIVPRETPLSSIHLENMLKLSKMGAHIVPAMPAFYQNPKTIEDMVNFIVGRVLDALNIQNKLVNRWEGVKLNRDFQKN